The Lycium barbarum isolate Lr01 chromosome 10, ASM1917538v2, whole genome shotgun sequence genome includes a region encoding these proteins:
- the LOC132614054 gene encoding uncharacterized protein LOC132614054 isoform X2 encodes MQTKKKLNGRKPRELASPKVSRQQRKMSENVQTEAKQVTELITSSVRKQKSGSNFSKKIENDVVGTDLDIRFGLVADDTSAASDAHGVVHDYNTITINKDHDVESDTIFSPTFHISRSVGGEISNRDFLKFFQQADQPLQEPGKENIEIDLLTGHFVLDEATGLAGQHMSSEVSAVHLSSQDSKLECIDEFNQVQLPADVNMEEEETEEFDDFDPYFFIKNLPDLSSVVPTFRPVLLPKQTRSCPSTTLVLDLDETLVHSTLEPCDDADFTFLVNFNLKEHTVYVRCRPHLRDFMNRVSSLFEIIIFTASQSIYAEQLLNVLDPKRKVFRHRVYRDSCVFVDGNYLKDLSVLGRDLARVIIIDNSPQAFGFQVDNGIPIESWFDDRYDKELLSLLPFLESLVGLEDVRPIIASKFNLRERIAAAACPFNSIRGDAFER; translated from the exons ATGCAGACTAAGAAAAAATTAAATGGAAGAAAACCACGAGAGCTGGCTAGTCCAAAGGTTTCAAGGCAGCAGCGAAAAATGTCTGAGAATGTGCAAACTGAGGCAAAGCAAGTTACGGAACTTATAACATCTTCAGTAAGGAAGCAAAAATCAG GAAGCAATTTCTCGAAAAAGATTGAGAATGATGTTGTCGGTACAGATTTGGATATAAGATTTGGGTTGGTGGCTGATGATACTTCTGCTGCTTCAGACGCACATGGTGTTGTTCATGATTATAATACCATTACTATTAATAAG GACCATGATGTTGAAAGTGATACAATATTTTCTCCCACCTTCCATATATCCAGAAGTGTTGGAGGGGAAATTTCTAACCGAG ACTTCCTCAAATTCTTCCAGCAAGCAGACCAGCCATTGCAGGAGCCTGGAAAAGAAAATATAGAGATTGATTTGCTGACAGGTCATTTTGTGCTAGATGAGGCTACAG GTTTAGCAGGCCAGCATATGTCATCTGAAGTTTCAGCTGTACATCTCTCTAGCCAAGATTCGAAACTGGAATGCATTGATGAGTTTAATCAAGTTCAGTTGCCTGCTGATGTTAATATGGAGGAAGAGGAAACTGAAGAGTTTGATGACTTTGATCCATATTTTTTCATAAAGAATTTACCAGACTTGTCCTCAGTTGTACCAACATTTCGACCTGTGCTGTTGCCTAAACAGACACGGAGTTGCCCATCAACCACTCTTGTTTTGGACTTGGATG AGACCTTGGTGCACTCTACACTTGAACCTTGTGATGACGCAGATTTTACATTCTTAGTGAATTTCAACCTGAAAGAACATACCGTATATGTTCGATGCCGTCCTCATCTACGAGATTTTATGAATAGAGTATCCAGCCTATTTGAGATTATCATATTTACTGCAAGCCAAAGCATTTATGCTGAGCAGCTTTTGAATGTGCTCGATCCCAAGAGAAAAGTATTTAGGCATCGTGTTTACCGTGACTCTTGTGTATTTGTTGATGGCAATTACCTTAAAGATCTGTCAGTTCTTGGCCGTGATTTAGCTCGTGTGATTATCATCGACAACTCTCCTCAG GCATTTGGATTCCAGGTGGACAATGGTATTCCAATTGAGAGCTGGTTTGATGACCGTTATGACAAAGAGTTACTGTCGCTGCTCCCATTTCTAGAAAGCTTAGTTGGACTTGAAGATGTTAGACCGATTATTGCAAGTAAATTCAACCTTCGCGAAAGAATAGCTGCTGCTGCTTGTCCTTTCAACTCTATTAGAGGGGATGCGTTTGAGAGATAA
- the LOC132614054 gene encoding uncharacterized protein LOC132614054 isoform X1, which yields MQTKKKLNGRKPRELASPKVSRQQRKMSENVQTEAKQVTELITSSVRKQKSGSNFSKKIENDVVGTDLDIRFGLVADDTSAASDAHGVVHDYNTITINKDHDVESDTIFSPTFHISRSVGGEISNRADFLKFFQQADQPLQEPGKENIEIDLLTGHFVLDEATGLAGQHMSSEVSAVHLSSQDSKLECIDEFNQVQLPADVNMEEEETEEFDDFDPYFFIKNLPDLSSVVPTFRPVLLPKQTRSCPSTTLVLDLDETLVHSTLEPCDDADFTFLVNFNLKEHTVYVRCRPHLRDFMNRVSSLFEIIIFTASQSIYAEQLLNVLDPKRKVFRHRVYRDSCVFVDGNYLKDLSVLGRDLARVIIIDNSPQAFGFQVDNGIPIESWFDDRYDKELLSLLPFLESLVGLEDVRPIIASKFNLRERIAAAACPFNSIRGDAFER from the exons ATGCAGACTAAGAAAAAATTAAATGGAAGAAAACCACGAGAGCTGGCTAGTCCAAAGGTTTCAAGGCAGCAGCGAAAAATGTCTGAGAATGTGCAAACTGAGGCAAAGCAAGTTACGGAACTTATAACATCTTCAGTAAGGAAGCAAAAATCAG GAAGCAATTTCTCGAAAAAGATTGAGAATGATGTTGTCGGTACAGATTTGGATATAAGATTTGGGTTGGTGGCTGATGATACTTCTGCTGCTTCAGACGCACATGGTGTTGTTCATGATTATAATACCATTACTATTAATAAG GACCATGATGTTGAAAGTGATACAATATTTTCTCCCACCTTCCATATATCCAGAAGTGTTGGAGGGGAAATTTCTAACCGAG CAGACTTCCTCAAATTCTTCCAGCAAGCAGACCAGCCATTGCAGGAGCCTGGAAAAGAAAATATAGAGATTGATTTGCTGACAGGTCATTTTGTGCTAGATGAGGCTACAG GTTTAGCAGGCCAGCATATGTCATCTGAAGTTTCAGCTGTACATCTCTCTAGCCAAGATTCGAAACTGGAATGCATTGATGAGTTTAATCAAGTTCAGTTGCCTGCTGATGTTAATATGGAGGAAGAGGAAACTGAAGAGTTTGATGACTTTGATCCATATTTTTTCATAAAGAATTTACCAGACTTGTCCTCAGTTGTACCAACATTTCGACCTGTGCTGTTGCCTAAACAGACACGGAGTTGCCCATCAACCACTCTTGTTTTGGACTTGGATG AGACCTTGGTGCACTCTACACTTGAACCTTGTGATGACGCAGATTTTACATTCTTAGTGAATTTCAACCTGAAAGAACATACCGTATATGTTCGATGCCGTCCTCATCTACGAGATTTTATGAATAGAGTATCCAGCCTATTTGAGATTATCATATTTACTGCAAGCCAAAGCATTTATGCTGAGCAGCTTTTGAATGTGCTCGATCCCAAGAGAAAAGTATTTAGGCATCGTGTTTACCGTGACTCTTGTGTATTTGTTGATGGCAATTACCTTAAAGATCTGTCAGTTCTTGGCCGTGATTTAGCTCGTGTGATTATCATCGACAACTCTCCTCAG GCATTTGGATTCCAGGTGGACAATGGTATTCCAATTGAGAGCTGGTTTGATGACCGTTATGACAAAGAGTTACTGTCGCTGCTCCCATTTCTAGAAAGCTTAGTTGGACTTGAAGATGTTAGACCGATTATTGCAAGTAAATTCAACCTTCGCGAAAGAATAGCTGCTGCTGCTTGTCCTTTCAACTCTATTAGAGGGGATGCGTTTGAGAGATAA
- the LOC132614048 gene encoding uncharacterized protein LOC132614048 — protein sequence MGFIMEFAENLILRLMEDPQERDRKFREHVYATKARCDKTKEMWSYPIRPYGFWTFDRHNAQNFWDPQISQVAGRRDPYDDLLKDK from the coding sequence ATGGGATTCATAATGGAATTTGCGGAGAACTTGATATTGAGATTAATGGAGGATCCACAGGAGAGAGATCGCAAGTTTCGAGAACATGTGTACGCAACAAAGGCGAGGTGTGATAAGACTAAGGAGATGTGGAGTTATCCTATCCGTCCATATGGTTTCTGGACATTTGATAGACACAATGCTCAGAATTTCTGGGACCCACAGATCAGCCAAGTCGCCGGTCGTCGTGATCCTTATGATGACCTCCTCAAGGACAAGTGA